A DNA window from Hordeum vulgare subsp. vulgare chromosome 1H, MorexV3_pseudomolecules_assembly, whole genome shotgun sequence contains the following coding sequences:
- the LOC123444237 gene encoding histone H3-1-like, with protein sequence MDRTKHTVGATKRRLIFERSPPPRSPPPLQEITPEPQSQPEKKKKRAYRFRPGTVALREIRKCRKSTDLLIPFAPFVRLVRDIATNYAKDGKPMPWTPHALLALQEAAKYDMVDVFEKAILCLIYA encoded by the exons ATGGATCGCACGAAGCACACGGTGGGGGCGACGAAGAGGCGGCTCATCTTCGAGCGCTCCCCTCCCCCAaggtcgccgccgccgctgcagGAGATAACGCCGGAGCCGCAGTCGCAgccggagaaaaagaagaagcggGCGTACCGGTTCCGGCCGGGTACGGTGGCGCTGCGGGAGATCAGGAAGTGCCGGAAGTCCACCGATCTGCTCATCCCCTTTGCGCCCTTCGTCCGCCTG GTTAGGGACATCGCCACCAACTACGCGAAGGACGGGAAGCCGATGCCATGGACTCCTCACGCGCTCCTCGCGTTGCAAGAG GCTGCAAAGTATGACATGGTTGATGTATTTGAAAAGGCAATTCTGTGTCTCATTTATGCGTAG